In Hippoglossus stenolepis isolate QCI-W04-F060 chromosome 13, HSTE1.2, whole genome shotgun sequence, a single genomic region encodes these proteins:
- the si:ch211-67e16.4 gene encoding uncharacterized protein si:ch211-67e16.4 isoform X3, producing MDVSIAVSLIRGQMGSVVERAVNGAVETVLAEMLKVVGVKFEELKTQLALMKRDVTALQREKALKEKENDNIRAKLRYTELKLKYYRQGVEEELQQRASASTLVRIHPSSFPQTQADAAGLSSTDTSPSCSTQNRTTEGALMRCNQEQEAVERVNGFLAPPTVQTVTLTLGKKSATRPLCPHGSIQAVSSTLPFSAPQSWSSPVVMQVKQEAQQQWQQGEEEGVICIKEEPEEEQQVMATLGLDYQVQQRLSGSEGQSSVTELQPSQATKTTAFSSAETSNYLMLQPIGSLPSMVTLPSGIPPLQEGRPWSKNLSFYEQYKLRRNELQQRRLNRRREQEETLPQPLLADMLRERREKTRLRVARWRAKRKLQFCLNQTQGQGGAAGLSQPFVPIRSKHQEGRESCASSSGHHRLSSTLPQSSSFLDNNVSVTNSITTALPFITSISSSSLLPGSSIMAAHQHTVTSTSSSSSYPQISQSFSLTDVDILQ from the exons ATGGATGTCAGCATTGCTGTATCACTGATTCGAGGTCAGATGGGCTCTGTGGTTGAACGGGCTGTGAACGGAGCGGTGGAGACGGTGCTGGCCGAGATGCTCAAAGTGGTAGGAGTCAAATTTGAGGAGCTGAAAACCCAGCTGGCTCTGATGAAGAGGGACGTCACAGcgctgcagagggagaaagccctgaaagagaaggagaatgaCAACATCCGAGCCAAGCTGCGCTACACCGAGCTGAAGCTAAAGTACTACAGgcagggggtggaggaggagctgcagcagagagcctCTGCTTCCACTCTCGTCCGCATCCacccttcctccttccctcagaCGCAGGCAGATGCTGCAGGCCTTTCGTCCACTGACACATCGCCATCATGTTCGACTCAGAACAGGACCACTGAGGGAGCACTGATGAGATGTAATCAAG AACAAGAAGCAGTCGAGAGAGTGAATGGTTTTCTGGCTCCTCCTACTGTCCAGACCGTGACTTTGACTTTGGGGAAGAAGTCAGCGACTCGACCGCTTTGCCCTCATGGTTCTATTCAGGCCGTCAGCTCCACACTGCCCTTCTCTGCTCCACag TCCTGGTCGTCTCCTGTTGTGATGCAGGTGAAGCAGGAGGcccagcagcagtggcagcagggggaggaagagggtgtGATCTGTATCAAGGAGGAGCctgaagaggagcagcaggtgatGGCTACCTTAGGGTTGGACTACCAGGTGCAGCAGAGACTTTCAGGGTCCGAG ggTCAAAGTTCAGTGACAGAGCTTCAACCAAGCCAAGCAACTAAAACCACAGCCTTCAGCTCAGCTGAAACAAGCAACT ACCTGATGCTTCAGCCCATAGGCTCCCTGCCATCGATGGTGACCCTGCCATCCGGCATCCCACCTCTCCAGGAAGGGCGACCCTGGTCTAAAAACCTTAGCTTTTATGAACAATACAAACTGCGTAGGAACGAGCTCCAGCAACGACGACTCAACAGGcgcagagagcaggaggaaacgCTGCCTCAGCCGCTGCTGGCAGATATG TTGCGAGAGCGTCGAGAGAAGACCAGGCTGAGGGTGGCCAGATGGAGAGCAAAAAGGAAACTCCAGTTCTGTTTGAACCAGACTCAG GGTCAAGGTGGCGCTGCAGGTCTTTCTCAACCTTTTGTTCCCATCAGGAGCAAACATCAGGAGGGCAGAGAATCTTGTG CTTCCTCCAGTGGTCATCATAGACTGAGCTCCACACTGCCTCAGTCCAGCAGCTTCCTTGACAACAACGTGTCTGTGACAAACTCCATCACCACTGCTCTGCCCTTTATAacctccatttcctcctcttctctgctcccGGGAAGCTCCATCATGGCTGCACACCAGCACACTGTGACATCAACGTCGTCATCCTCGTCCTACCCCCAGATCAGCCAGAGCTTTTCCCTGACAGACGTAGATATCTTACAGTGA
- the si:ch211-67e16.4 gene encoding uncharacterized protein si:ch211-67e16.4 isoform X2, with amino-acid sequence MDVSIAVSLIRGQMGSVVERAVNGAVETVLAEMLKVVGVKFEELKTQLALMKRDVTALQREKALKEKENDNIRAKLRYTELKLKYYRQGVEEELQQRASASTLVRIHPSSFPQTQADAAGLSSTDTSPSCSTQNRTTEGALMRCNQESTLPHSTSRRAFRVRCQSDARGASSDSSDLLLPVSLSENTPAESLDSSTEQEAVERVNGFLAPPTVQTVTLTLGKKSATRPLCPHGSIQAVSSTLPFSAPQVKQEAQQQWQQGEEEGVICIKEEPEEEQQVMATLGLDYQVQQRLSGSEGQSSVTELQPSQATKTTAFSSAETSNYLMLQPIGSLPSMVTLPSGIPPLQEGRPWSKNLSFYEQYKLRRNELQQRRLNRRREQEETLPQPLLADMLRERREKTRLRVARWRAKRKLQFCLNQTQGQGGAAGLSQPFVPIRSKHQEGRESCASSSGHHRLSSTLPQSSSFLDNNVSVTNSITTALPFITSISSSSLLPGSSIMAAHQHTVTSTSSSSSYPQISQSFSLTDVDILQ; translated from the exons ATGGATGTCAGCATTGCTGTATCACTGATTCGAGGTCAGATGGGCTCTGTGGTTGAACGGGCTGTGAACGGAGCGGTGGAGACGGTGCTGGCCGAGATGCTCAAAGTGGTAGGAGTCAAATTTGAGGAGCTGAAAACCCAGCTGGCTCTGATGAAGAGGGACGTCACAGcgctgcagagggagaaagccctgaaagagaaggagaatgaCAACATCCGAGCCAAGCTGCGCTACACCGAGCTGAAGCTAAAGTACTACAGgcagggggtggaggaggagctgcagcagagagcctCTGCTTCCACTCTCGTCCGCATCCacccttcctccttccctcagaCGCAGGCAGATGCTGCAGGCCTTTCGTCCACTGACACATCGCCATCATGTTCGACTCAGAACAGGACCACTGAGGGAGCACTGATGAGATGTAATCAAG AAAGCACCTTGCCACACAGCACAAGCAGGCGTGCCTTCAGAGTGCGTTGTCAGTCAGATGCGAGAGGTGCCAGCTCTGACTCGTCTGACttgctgcttcctgtctctctttctgagAACACACCTGCAGAGTCTCTGGACAGCAGCACAG AACAAGAAGCAGTCGAGAGAGTGAATGGTTTTCTGGCTCCTCCTACTGTCCAGACCGTGACTTTGACTTTGGGGAAGAAGTCAGCGACTCGACCGCTTTGCCCTCATGGTTCTATTCAGGCCGTCAGCTCCACACTGCCCTTCTCTGCTCCACag GTGAAGCAGGAGGcccagcagcagtggcagcagggggaggaagagggtgtGATCTGTATCAAGGAGGAGCctgaagaggagcagcaggtgatGGCTACCTTAGGGTTGGACTACCAGGTGCAGCAGAGACTTTCAGGGTCCGAG ggTCAAAGTTCAGTGACAGAGCTTCAACCAAGCCAAGCAACTAAAACCACAGCCTTCAGCTCAGCTGAAACAAGCAACT ACCTGATGCTTCAGCCCATAGGCTCCCTGCCATCGATGGTGACCCTGCCATCCGGCATCCCACCTCTCCAGGAAGGGCGACCCTGGTCTAAAAACCTTAGCTTTTATGAACAATACAAACTGCGTAGGAACGAGCTCCAGCAACGACGACTCAACAGGcgcagagagcaggaggaaacgCTGCCTCAGCCGCTGCTGGCAGATATG TTGCGAGAGCGTCGAGAGAAGACCAGGCTGAGGGTGGCCAGATGGAGAGCAAAAAGGAAACTCCAGTTCTGTTTGAACCAGACTCAG GGTCAAGGTGGCGCTGCAGGTCTTTCTCAACCTTTTGTTCCCATCAGGAGCAAACATCAGGAGGGCAGAGAATCTTGTG CTTCCTCCAGTGGTCATCATAGACTGAGCTCCACACTGCCTCAGTCCAGCAGCTTCCTTGACAACAACGTGTCTGTGACAAACTCCATCACCACTGCTCTGCCCTTTATAacctccatttcctcctcttctctgctcccGGGAAGCTCCATCATGGCTGCACACCAGCACACTGTGACATCAACGTCGTCATCCTCGTCCTACCCCCAGATCAGCCAGAGCTTTTCCCTGACAGACGTAGATATCTTACAGTGA
- the si:ch211-67e16.4 gene encoding uncharacterized protein si:ch211-67e16.4 isoform X1, translated as MDVSIAVSLIRGQMGSVVERAVNGAVETVLAEMLKVVGVKFEELKTQLALMKRDVTALQREKALKEKENDNIRAKLRYTELKLKYYRQGVEEELQQRASASTLVRIHPSSFPQTQADAAGLSSTDTSPSCSTQNRTTEGALMRCNQESTLPHSTSRRAFRVRCQSDARGASSDSSDLLLPVSLSENTPAESLDSSTEQEAVERVNGFLAPPTVQTVTLTLGKKSATRPLCPHGSIQAVSSTLPFSAPQSWSSPVVMQVKQEAQQQWQQGEEEGVICIKEEPEEEQQVMATLGLDYQVQQRLSGSEGQSSVTELQPSQATKTTAFSSAETSNYLMLQPIGSLPSMVTLPSGIPPLQEGRPWSKNLSFYEQYKLRRNELQQRRLNRRREQEETLPQPLLADMLRERREKTRLRVARWRAKRKLQFCLNQTQGQGGAAGLSQPFVPIRSKHQEGRESCASSSGHHRLSSTLPQSSSFLDNNVSVTNSITTALPFITSISSSSLLPGSSIMAAHQHTVTSTSSSSSYPQISQSFSLTDVDILQ; from the exons ATGGATGTCAGCATTGCTGTATCACTGATTCGAGGTCAGATGGGCTCTGTGGTTGAACGGGCTGTGAACGGAGCGGTGGAGACGGTGCTGGCCGAGATGCTCAAAGTGGTAGGAGTCAAATTTGAGGAGCTGAAAACCCAGCTGGCTCTGATGAAGAGGGACGTCACAGcgctgcagagggagaaagccctgaaagagaaggagaatgaCAACATCCGAGCCAAGCTGCGCTACACCGAGCTGAAGCTAAAGTACTACAGgcagggggtggaggaggagctgcagcagagagcctCTGCTTCCACTCTCGTCCGCATCCacccttcctccttccctcagaCGCAGGCAGATGCTGCAGGCCTTTCGTCCACTGACACATCGCCATCATGTTCGACTCAGAACAGGACCACTGAGGGAGCACTGATGAGATGTAATCAAG AAAGCACCTTGCCACACAGCACAAGCAGGCGTGCCTTCAGAGTGCGTTGTCAGTCAGATGCGAGAGGTGCCAGCTCTGACTCGTCTGACttgctgcttcctgtctctctttctgagAACACACCTGCAGAGTCTCTGGACAGCAGCACAG AACAAGAAGCAGTCGAGAGAGTGAATGGTTTTCTGGCTCCTCCTACTGTCCAGACCGTGACTTTGACTTTGGGGAAGAAGTCAGCGACTCGACCGCTTTGCCCTCATGGTTCTATTCAGGCCGTCAGCTCCACACTGCCCTTCTCTGCTCCACag TCCTGGTCGTCTCCTGTTGTGATGCAGGTGAAGCAGGAGGcccagcagcagtggcagcagggggaggaagagggtgtGATCTGTATCAAGGAGGAGCctgaagaggagcagcaggtgatGGCTACCTTAGGGTTGGACTACCAGGTGCAGCAGAGACTTTCAGGGTCCGAG ggTCAAAGTTCAGTGACAGAGCTTCAACCAAGCCAAGCAACTAAAACCACAGCCTTCAGCTCAGCTGAAACAAGCAACT ACCTGATGCTTCAGCCCATAGGCTCCCTGCCATCGATGGTGACCCTGCCATCCGGCATCCCACCTCTCCAGGAAGGGCGACCCTGGTCTAAAAACCTTAGCTTTTATGAACAATACAAACTGCGTAGGAACGAGCTCCAGCAACGACGACTCAACAGGcgcagagagcaggaggaaacgCTGCCTCAGCCGCTGCTGGCAGATATG TTGCGAGAGCGTCGAGAGAAGACCAGGCTGAGGGTGGCCAGATGGAGAGCAAAAAGGAAACTCCAGTTCTGTTTGAACCAGACTCAG GGTCAAGGTGGCGCTGCAGGTCTTTCTCAACCTTTTGTTCCCATCAGGAGCAAACATCAGGAGGGCAGAGAATCTTGTG CTTCCTCCAGTGGTCATCATAGACTGAGCTCCACACTGCCTCAGTCCAGCAGCTTCCTTGACAACAACGTGTCTGTGACAAACTCCATCACCACTGCTCTGCCCTTTATAacctccatttcctcctcttctctgctcccGGGAAGCTCCATCATGGCTGCACACCAGCACACTGTGACATCAACGTCGTCATCCTCGTCCTACCCCCAGATCAGCCAGAGCTTTTCCCTGACAGACGTAGATATCTTACAGTGA